Within Anthonomus grandis grandis chromosome 19, icAntGran1.3, whole genome shotgun sequence, the genomic segment ttttcttatgGACCCACACATTTTGGAGTATAAATCAAAAACTACTTGACatatctttaagattttttcacGGCAGTATAATAGGATCTCTGAGGATGGATTTGCCATTCGAAACGTCTATTTAGGTCAAAAATTAACTTAGATACAGCCATTTTCACTGGAGGCCAGTattaaaacgtatttttttcaaagaccCACACATTTTTGAGTATATATCAAAAACTACTTGACatatctttaagattttttcacGGCAGTATAATAGGATCCCTGAGGATGAATCTGACATAAGAAACATCTATGTAGGtccaaaattaaattagatacaacCATTTTTGTAGGAGGCCAgttgaaaaacataattttcttatgGACCCGCACATTTTGGAGTATAAATCAAAAACTACTTGACatatctttaagattttttcacGGCAGTATAATAGGATCTCTGAGGATGGATTTGCCATTCGAAACGTCTATTTAGGTCAAAAATTAACTTAGATACAGCGATTTTCACTGGAGGCCAGTattaaaacgtatttttttcaaagacccacacatttttgagtataaatcaaaaactacttaagataccTTTAAGATTCCTTTACGAAAGTGTAATAGGATccctgaggatgaatttaaCATATGAAATGTCTATTTAGGTCAAAAATTAACTTAGATACATCCATTTTTGCAGAGAGCCAATTTAAAAACGCAGTTTTTTATAGACCCAAATGTTTTTGagtataagtaaaaaattacttgagaTATCTTTAAGATTCTTTTACGACAATAAAATTACATTCCTGCGGATGGATCTGACACCCGAAACGTCTATTTAGGtcgaaaattactttaaatacagCCCTTTTTACAAGGGTCCAATACACCGAGTGCCCAAAATTTCCCTTTTTGGCATTTGCGCGTAACTCAGAAACCACTCAAGATATCTCTAAAATTCTTTCACCTCAGTATAGTGGGATCCCTGAGGATGGATATGACACCCGAAACGTcgcataatattaaaaaaaaagaaactcaCCGTTGTTCAAATTAAACAGGAACGAGCACATGTATTTATCGTAAACTTTCCCCCTGCGGTCGGCCTCGTCCTGCGAAATAATCTCGCCGCAGTACTCAGAAATGAACTCGTTCTTCTGAGCCGAATCTTTGAGGAAAATACCCCAGCCGGCGACGTCAGAGGGCGCCATCAGTAGATGTTTGTCTACAACCAAAATCCCCCGTTTAATTTTTCTGCATTTTGTCATAAAATGGGGGGTGGAAAGCTTACGTAGCTGACGCTGCACGCTGACGTTCTTGCAAGTGATTTTACTGTGATCGAACTGATCCGCACCGCAGGTTTGACATAAGTCCGGATCGCATTCGCGCACCGCCAAATAACAGGGACATTGTTTGGTGTTGCATTGGGCCTTACAGCGACATCCGGGAAACCGATTTTGGCCTAAAAAATCGGTAAAAATGCCCCCGAATTGTTCAAAGCATTGTTCATATGAGGGAAACATTGCGGTTTAGCaactttttgttaaaattttaattaaatttaattaacactGGTCGgagttgttattttttatatgtcaaCACATTTTTGAGTCGAAACTACTTAAGGGATCTTCAAGATTTTTTAAGGCAGTATAACGAGAtccctgaggatgaatttgagaTAAGAAACGTTCAATTAGAGTAAAAATTCACTAAGATACAGCCATTTTGGTAAAGGcctgataaaaattaaacttttttaaattctcactCATAATTCAGGAAATATTGTTAGCACATTAATGAAACTTTTACTTCAAGTTAGGGCATTTCTTAAGAACATTTTGACATATAAAAGATGTTTGTGCCTCAAAGGGTTTTTGAGTAAATGTCCATTTAGTCAATGGATGTACACAACCCTAAAATGTGCAAGTATTAAATCATTATGCGCAGACATTTTTGAGtgtaattcaaaaactacttaagccatcttcaagattttttttaggcaGTATAAAGGGAtccctgaggatgaatttgggACACGAAACGTCCATTTAGGATCAAAATTCACTAAAATACAGCTATTTCGGTAAAGGcctgataaaaattaaactttttttaaattctcagtCATAATTCAGGAAATATTGTTAGCACATTAATGAAACTTTTACTCCAAGTTAGTGCATTTCTTAAGAGCATTTTGACATATAAACGATTTTTGTGCCTCAAAGGGTTTTTGAGTAATTATCTATTTGGTTAATGGATGTACACAACCCCAAAATGTGCAAGCATTAAATCATTATGTGCAGACAATTTTGAGtgtaattcaaaaactacttaagccATCTTCAAGATTTTTTTGGGGCAGTATAaagggattcctgaggatgaatttgagaCCCAAAACGTCCATTTAGGATAAAAATTCACTAAAATACAGCCATTTTGGTAAAGGcctgataaaaattaaacttttttaaattctcactCATAATTCAGGAAATACTGTTAGCACAATAATGAAACTTTTACTTCAAGTTAGGGCATTTCTTAAGAACATTTTGatatataaaagatttttgtgCCTCAAAGGGTTTTTGAGTAAATGTTCATTTGGTTAACGGATGTACACAACCCCAAAATGTCCAAGTATTAAATCATTATGTGCAGACATTTTTGAGtgtaattcaaaaactacttaaggtatcttcaagatttttttagggCAGTATAAAGAGATCCCTGAAGATAAATTTGCGACACGAAACGTCCAAGTAGGGTAGAAATTCACTAAAATACAGCCATTTTGGTAAAGgcctaataaaaattaaacttttttaaattctcactCATAATTCAGGAAATACTGTTAGCACATTAATGAAACTTTTACTCCAAGTTAGTGCATTTCTTAAGAGCATTTTGatatataaaagatttttgtgCCTCAAAGGGTTTTTGAGTAAATGTCCATTTGGTTAATGGATGTACACAACCCCAAAATGTCCAAGTATTAAATCATTATGTGCAGACAATTTTGAGtgtaattcaaaaactacttaagccATCTTCAAGATTTTTTTAGGCAGTATAAAGGGAtccctgaggatgaatttgggATACGAAACGTCCATTTAGGGTAAAAATTCACTAAGATACAGCCATTCTGGTAAAGCCTTgaaggaaataaaattttaattcaagtCAAATTATTCAATCATTATGTGCGCACATTTTTGagcataattcaaaaactacttaagccATCTTCGAGATTTTTTTGGGGCAGTATAAAGGGAtccctgaggatgaatttgagaCCCGAAACGTCCATTTAGGATCAAAATTCACTAAAATACAGCCATTTTGGTAAAGGcctgataaaaattaaactttttttaaattctcactCATAATTCAGGAAATATTGTTAGCACATTAATGAAACTTTTATTTACTTCAagttaggacattttttaagaacattttgatatataaaagatttttgtgCCCCAAAGGGTTTTTGAGTAAATGTCCATTTGGTTAATGGATGTACACAACCCCAAAATGTCCAAGTATTAAATCATTATGTGCAGACAATTTTGAGtgtaattcaaaaactacttaagtcatcttcaagattttttttgggCAATATAAAGGGATCCCTGCGGATGAATTTGGGACACGAAACGTCCATTTAGGATAAAAATTCACTAAAATACAGCCATTTTGGTAAACGcctgacaaaaattaaattttatttaattctcaGTCATAATTCAGGAAATATTGTTAGCACATTAATGAAACTTTTATTTACTTCAagttaggacattttttaagaacattttgatatataaaagatttttgtgCCCCAAAGGGTTTTTGAGTAAATGTCCATTTGGTCAATGGATGTACACAACCCCAAAATGTCCAAGCATTAAATCATTAAGTGCAGACATTTTTTAGtgtaattcaaaaactacttaaggtatctttaagatttttttcgAGCAGTATAAAGGGAtccctgaggatgaatttgggACACGAAACGTCCATTTAGGATAAAAATTCACTAAAATACAGCCATTTTGGTAAACGcctgacaaaaattaaattttatttaattctcaGTCATAATTCAGGAAATATTGTTAGCACATTAATGAAACTTTTACTCCAAGTTAGGGTATTTCTTAAGAACATTTTGACATACAAACGATTTTTGTGCCTCAAAGGGTTTTTGAGTATATGCCCATTTGGTCAATGGATGTACACAACCCCAAAATGTCCAAGCATTCAATCATTATGTGCAGACATTTTTGAGtgtaattcaaaaactacttaaggtatcttcaagatttttttagggAGGTATAAAGGGATCCCTGATGATGAATTTAGGACATGAAACGTCCCTTTAGggtaaaaatttaccaaaatacaGCCATTTTGGTAAAGCCTTGAagggaataaaattttaattcaagtCAAATTATTCAATCATTATGTGCGCACATTTTTGagcataattcaaaaactacttaagccATCTTCAAGATTTTTTTGGGGCAGTATAAAGGGATCCCTGAGGATAAATTTGAAACATGAAACATTCATTTCGGGTAAAAATTCACTAAGATACAGCCATTTTGGCAAAGGcctgataaaaattaaacttttgtcAATTCTCACTCATAATTCAGGAAGTATTGTTAGCACATTAATGAAACTTTTACTCCAAGTTAGTGCATTTCTTAAGAGCATTTTGACATATCAAAGATTTTTGTGCCTCAAaaggtttttgagtaaatgTCCATTTGGTTAATGGATGTACACAACCCCAAAATGTCCAAGCATTAAATCATTATGTGTAGACGATTTTGAGtgtaattcaaaaactacttaaggtatctttaagattttttggGGCAGTATAAAGGGATCCCTGAAGATGAATTTGAGACACGAAACGTCCAATTAGGTTAAAAATTCACTAAAATACAGCCATTTTGGTAAAGGCCTgatataaattaaactttttttaaattctcactCATAATTCAGGAAATATTTAGTTAGCACATTAATGAAACTTTTACTCCAAGTTAGGGCATTTCTTAAGAGCATTTTGacatataaaagatttttgtgCCTCAAAGGGTTTTTGAGTAAATGTCCATTTGGTCAATGGATGTATACAACCCAAAAATGTCCAAGCATTAAATCATTACGTGCAGACATTTTTGAGtgtaattcaaaaactacttaagccATCTTCAAGATTTTTTTGGGCAGTATAAAGGGATTCCTGAAGATGAATTTGAGACATGAAACGTCCAATTAGGTTAAAAATTCACTAAAATACAGCCATTTTGGTAAAGGcctgataaaaattaaactttttttaaattctcactCATAATTCAGGAAATATTGTTAGTACATTAATGAAACTTTTACTTCAAGTTAGGGCATTTCTTAAGAACATTTTGacatataaaagatttttgtgCCTCAAAGGGTTTTTGAGTAAATGCCCATTTGGTCAATGGATGTACACAACCCCAAAATGTCCAAGCATTAAATCATTATGCGCAGACATTTTTGAGtgtaattcaaaaactatttaaggTATCTTCAAGATTTTTTAGGGCAGTATAACGAGAtccctgaggatgaatttgagaCACGAAACGTCCAAGTAGGGTAGAAATTCACTAAGATACGGCCATTTTAGTAAAGGCTTGccgaaaattgaattttaatttacattttcagTCATATTTCAGGAAATATCATTAGcacataaattaaattgttactCAAAGCTAGGGTGTTCCTTggcaaatattttgatatataaaCGATTTTTGACCCCCAAGGGTTTTTCAGCTAAAGCCACATATGTAATCATTACGTGCACACATTTTTGAGCATAACTCCAAAACCACTCAAGGTATCTTCAAGATTTTTTGATGGCAGTATAAAGGGATCCCCGACGATAAACTTGCGACCCGAAACGTCCcgtttattttaacaaaaagcGAGCTAAACCGCAAAAAAAGAACTGGACTTACAGTCCGAGCTGCACTGGCAAAACTTCTCGCAGAAGTTCTGCGCCCCGATACACGGACAATTCTGGTCGCAATTTAACCCCGGATGGTCACACGGGGTGAAATTGTAGACGTGGTTGCTGCTCGACTCCTTCTTGAGTTGAATCTTGCGGCAGTGCATCGACCACAGTCGgtgtttcttcttcttcttgcgGGGCGGAGTGCAATCGCGTAACGTTTCCTCAGCGGGAATATCGGCCGCCTCCTTTTGGGCGAAGTGGTACACTTGCTGACAGGTTTTCGTCAGCATCACTTGGGCGATTGCGCAGTAATTGTTGAGGAAAACCTTGTGGATAGCGCGGAAAAGACTCTCGTCGGAACCGGTCCATTCGTTGTGATCGTTTGCCCCCATTAAACCCAAGAGACTGAACGAGGTCGCCGTAGATACCGGGTCGCCGTTTTCGCAGTCTTCGGTTAGAAAGAAAATGGGTACTTTTTTGTAGATAACTCATAAACTACTTAAgttatattaaaagtttctttgcGTAAGTGTAAAGTGGACCCTGAGGACCGATTTGACATGCAATACCTCCACCTGGGCCCAAAATTACCTGAGAGGCTCAACTTTTTCAAAAACCACTtaagatattcaaaaaatatcttCGCCTCAATACAAACCACCCAAGCAGCACaaatatgctttaaattattataaaataacttaattgtCGTTAAACTTGATCTTATAAGCATTTATGTATCGTGTATAAGCTCAAAAAGAGCCCACggtaataaaatctttttactTCATTAAACTCGTTTATAGTAGTTTTATATAAGAGTATAAAATggatttaatataataataacaataataaaatataaaaataataaaaaactcctACTAATTACTACTTACCTTTATTACTGTCATTACTATCCTCGGAACTGGCCTCGTTGCCCGAATCGACGCTCGTTTGCTTGCAAATCTTACGGGGGGCTGATTTGGCGCCCTCCGAGGGGGGCGCCGTCCCCGCCGCCCCCTCTCCTATCGTCTTGCTCTTCTTGTCTCGCTCCTGCTCCTTCTCTTTCGCACGTTCGCTCTCCTCCTCCTGCTTTTTGGCGGCCAGTTTGGCCTTGACCGTTTCCTAAAGGGGggttaatttgaaaaattcgcGGTTTTTTTTACTGCGGGGAATTACCAGGTGCATGTAGCAGTCGGATCCACAAGGTTCTACGAAGGGTTTTAGATCTGGCCCACGTCTTTTTTGCAAGTTGGGACCTGGATGACCAGGTTGTAGACCTACAGTGAGACGGTTTTAGGTTTAGAGggtttcttttaatatatttgaagaGTTTTTTAGGGGATGATGGAGGGAAGTTTTGTGATGAATTTAATCCGTAAAACGcatttttaacctaaatattcaagAAGTTACAGCCGTTTTTGTTCAGCtatgctaaaaaaaaaagttgttcaacttctatttaaaataattgaaaaactattccaggcacttttaTCAGGTTTTTGCTCGAAGGAAAagcgttttttaataaacaatttgatGTGCAAACGCCTTTTGTacctcaaatagtttttgagtgaCATTGAGTTTTATGGCCCTTAATGCAAGACTTCTAAATATGACATCTATGAACACACTTTTGAGTGCCACTGGAAACCTGCTTAAgataatttgttggtttttttagGAGATAATTTTAGGATGTTCTGTGATAGATTTAAAGTATCAAACA encodes:
- the LOC126747677 gene encoding histone-lysine N-methyltransferase E(z), producing the protein MSKNKPTIDWKKRVKQEYLRLRQQKKFKRADDVKLAWNKNREKMTETLIGEQERWTTSAKAHWVPNCDLPSHSTCMKKAEVIGNEGDIQVAPIKIINAVTPIPTMYNWAPIQQNFMVEDETVLHNIPYMGDEILDQDGTFIEELIKNYDGKVHGDQEDGFIDDELFVELVHALMQFQEKPEKDKEETSMEFPNSVIFQAISSQFPGKGGPEELREKYIELTERTDPNAPPECTPNIDGPNAASVPREQTMHSFHTLFCRRCFKYDCFLHRLQPGHPGPNLQKRRGPDLKPFVEPCGSDCYMHLETVKAKLAAKKQEEESERAKEKEQERDKKSKTIGEGAAGTAPPSEGAKSAPRKICKQTSVDSGNEASSEDSNDSNKDCENGDPVSTATSFSLLGLMGANDHNEWTGSDESLFRAIHKVFLNNYCAIAQVMLTKTCQQVYHFAQKEAADIPAEETLRDCTPPRKKKKKHRLWSMHCRKIQLKKESSSNHVYNFTPCDHPGLNCDQNCPCIGAQNFCEKFCQCSSDCQNRFPGCRCKAQCNTKQCPCYLAVRECDPDLCQTCGADQFDHSKITCKNVSVQRQLHKHLLMAPSDVAGWGIFLKDSAQKNEFISEYCGEIISQDEADRRGKVYDKYMCSFLFNLNNDFVVDATRKGNKIRFANHSINPNCYAKVMMVNGDHRIGIFAKRAIQPGEELFFDYRYGPTEQLKFVGIEREMEFL